In Pseudomonas fluorescens, one genomic interval encodes:
- a CDS encoding transglutaminase family protein — protein sequence MSAHYQIFHDTCYHYDSPVSLAQQLAHLWPRECTWQRCTEQQLLISPDPTTRRDELDVFGNPLTRLAFERPHDELQVNARLTVEVLARPLADFSLSPAWEQTRNALTYSSQPLSAQMLEACRYRFQSPYVHLKRSFVEFSESCFPPGRPLLLGVQALMQKIFSEFTFDAEATQVATPLVEVLERRRGVCQDFAHLMLACVRSRGLAARYISGYLLTQPPPGQPRLIGADASHAWVSVFCPVLGWVDFDPTNNVQPALEHITLAWGRDFSDVSPLRGVILGGGSHDPEVRVTVMPLE from the coding sequence ATGAGCGCGCACTACCAGATCTTTCACGACACCTGTTACCACTACGACAGCCCGGTTTCGCTGGCACAGCAACTCGCGCACCTGTGGCCGCGTGAGTGCACGTGGCAACGCTGCACCGAGCAGCAATTGCTGATCAGCCCGGACCCGACCACGCGGCGGGATGAACTGGATGTGTTCGGCAATCCGCTGACCCGACTGGCCTTCGAGCGCCCGCATGACGAGTTGCAGGTCAACGCCCGGCTCACGGTTGAGGTGCTGGCGCGGCCACTGGCGGATTTCAGTCTGTCCCCGGCGTGGGAGCAGACGCGCAACGCGCTGACCTACAGCAGTCAGCCGTTGTCCGCCCAAATGCTGGAGGCTTGTCGCTATCGGTTTCAATCACCCTACGTGCATTTGAAACGCAGCTTCGTCGAGTTTTCCGAAAGCTGTTTTCCTCCAGGCAGGCCCTTGTTGCTGGGCGTGCAGGCCTTGATGCAGAAAATTTTCAGCGAATTCACCTTCGACGCCGAGGCGACGCAAGTGGCGACGCCGCTGGTCGAGGTGCTGGAGCGCCGGCGTGGCGTGTGTCAGGACTTCGCGCATCTGATGCTCGCTTGCGTGCGCTCGCGAGGGCTGGCAGCGCGCTACATCAGTGGTTATCTGCTGACCCAGCCGCCGCCGGGACAGCCACGGCTGATCGGCGCCGACGCGTCGCATGCCTGGGTGTCGGTGTTCTGTCCGGTATTGGGCTGGGTGGATTTCGATCCGACCAACAACGTGCAGCCGGCGCTGGAGCACATCACCCTGGCGTGGGGCCGGGATTTTTCCGATGTGTCGCCGTTGCGCGGGGTGATTCTGGGGGGCGGCAGTCACGACCCGGAGGTCCGCGTCACGGTGATGCCATTGGAATAA
- a CDS encoding TIGR00730 family Rossman fold protein, producing MSLKSVCVFCGANAGTDPAYTEAARALGRALAERQLTLVYGGGAVGLMGLVADAALAAGGEVIGIIPQSLMDKEIGHKSLTRLEVVDGMHARKARMAELSDAFIALPGGLGTLEELFEVWTWGQLGYHGKPLGLLEVNGFYSKLTAFLDHIVGEGFVRAPHRDMLQVSESAQSLLDALDNWKPTVTPKWVDQKPG from the coding sequence ATGTCTCTCAAATCCGTTTGTGTATTTTGCGGTGCCAACGCCGGCACTGATCCGGCTTACACCGAAGCCGCCCGAGCCCTTGGCCGGGCACTCGCCGAGCGCCAACTGACGCTGGTTTACGGTGGTGGTGCCGTGGGCCTGATGGGCCTGGTGGCGGACGCCGCGCTGGCCGCCGGCGGCGAAGTGATCGGGATCATTCCGCAAAGCCTGATGGACAAGGAGATCGGTCACAAAAGCCTGACGCGCCTTGAAGTGGTCGATGGCATGCACGCGCGCAAGGCCCGCATGGCTGAACTGAGCGATGCGTTCATCGCGTTACCCGGCGGTCTCGGCACGCTGGAAGAGCTGTTCGAAGTCTGGACCTGGGGCCAGCTCGGCTACCACGGCAAACCGCTGGGGCTGCTTGAGGTGAACGGTTTTTACAGCAAACTCACCGCTTTTCTTGACCATATCGTCGGCGAAGGCTTCGTTCGCGCCCCACACCGTGACATGCTGCAAGTGAGCGAATCAGCACAATCGCTGCTCGACGCCCTGGATAACTGGAAGCCGACCGTCACGCCCAAGTGGGTCGACCAAAAACCCGGCTAA
- the azu gene encoding azurin, whose protein sequence is MFSKVVAVSLLALASSQLMAAECKTTVDSTDQMSFNTKEIVIDKSCKTFTVELTHSGSLPKNVMGHNLVVSKTADMQPIATDGLAAGIDKNYLKDGDERIIAHTKIIGAGEKDTLTIDVSKLTAGTDYGFFCSFPGHISMMKGTIAVK, encoded by the coding sequence ATGTTTTCCAAAGTTGTTGCGGTATCCCTGCTGGCGCTGGCCAGCAGCCAATTGATGGCTGCCGAGTGCAAAACCACCGTTGATTCCACCGACCAGATGTCCTTCAACACCAAGGAGATCGTGATCGACAAGAGCTGCAAGACCTTCACCGTCGAACTGACCCACTCCGGCAGCCTGCCGAAGAACGTCATGGGCCATAACCTGGTGGTCAGCAAAACCGCTGACATGCAGCCGATCGCCACCGACGGCCTGGCCGCTGGCATCGACAAGAACTACCTGAAAGACGGCGACGAGCGCATTATTGCCCACACCAAGATCATCGGCGCCGGCGAGAAAGACACGCTGACCATCGACGTATCGAAGCTGACCGCTGGCACTGACTACGGCTTCTTCTGCTCCTTCCCGGGCCACATCTCGATGATGAAAGGCACCATTGCTGTGAAGTAA
- the nadE gene encoding ammonia-dependent NAD(+) synthetase, whose amino-acid sequence MQAVQREIAEQLKVQPPFAGHQALEAEVARRITFIQDCLVNSGLKTLVLGISGGVDSLTAGLLAQRAIRELRERTGDDAYKFIAVRLPYETQFDEHDAQASVDFIAPDERHTVNIGPAVKSLAKEVAAFEGKHAVSVDFVLGNTKARMRMVAQYTIAGAAHGLVIGTDHAAEAVMGFFTKFGDGACDLAPLSGLVKNQVRAIARSFGAPESLVEKVPTADLEDLSPGKPDEASHGVTYAEIDAFLHGEPVRQEAFDIIVSTYNKTHHKRVMPFAP is encoded by the coding sequence ATGCAAGCCGTACAGCGTGAGATTGCTGAACAGCTCAAGGTGCAACCGCCATTCGCCGGGCATCAGGCCCTCGAAGCGGAAGTCGCCCGGCGCATCACCTTTATCCAGGATTGCCTGGTCAATTCCGGCCTCAAGACCCTGGTGTTGGGCATCAGCGGCGGCGTCGACTCGCTGACCGCCGGCCTGCTGGCCCAGCGCGCCATACGTGAACTGCGCGAGCGCACCGGCGACGACGCCTACAAGTTCATCGCCGTGCGCCTGCCGTACGAAACCCAGTTCGACGAGCACGACGCCCAGGCGTCGGTGGACTTCATCGCTCCGGACGAACGCCACACGGTGAACATCGGCCCGGCGGTCAAATCCCTGGCCAAGGAAGTGGCGGCGTTCGAAGGCAAACATGCGGTGTCGGTGGATTTTGTGCTCGGCAACACCAAGGCGCGGATGCGCATGGTCGCCCAGTACACCATCGCCGGCGCCGCGCACGGTCTGGTGATCGGCACCGACCACGCGGCGGAAGCGGTGATGGGCTTCTTCACCAAGTTCGGTGACGGCGCCTGCGACCTGGCCCCGCTCAGCGGCCTGGTGAAAAACCAGGTCCGGGCGATTGCCCGCAGCTTCGGCGCACCGGAATCGCTGGTGGAAAAAGTGCCGACCGCGGATCTGGAAGACCTGTCGCCGGGCAAACCGGACGAAGCCTCCCACGGCGTGACCTACGCCGAGATCGACGCCTTCCTGCACGGCGAGCCGGTGCGTCAGGAAGCGTTCGACATCATCGTCAGCACCTACAACAAGACCCATCACAAGCGGGTCATGCCGTTCGCGCCTTGA
- the pncB gene encoding nicotinate phosphoribosyltransferase — protein MSESVFADRIVQNLLDTDFYKLTMMQAVLHNYPNVEVEWEFRCRNSEDLRPYLAEIRYQIERLAELSLSADQLSFLERITFLKPDFLRFLGLFRFNLRYLHTGIENGELFIRLRGPWLHVILYEVPLLAIVSEVRNRYRYREIELVQAREQLYRKFDWLSANASADELAQLQVADFGTRRRFSYRVQEEVVNVLKHDFPGRFVGTSNVHLSRELDMKPLGTMAHEWIMAHQQLGPRLIDSQIAALDCWVREYRGLLGIALTDCITTDAFLGDFDLFFAKLFDGLRHDSGDPVQWGEKCIAHYHKLGIDPMSKTLVFSDSLTLPKSLEIFRALHGRINVSFGIGTNLTCDIPGVEPMSIVLKMTACNGQPVAKISDEPGKTHCKDPNFVAYLRHVFQVPAVSSLSSKE, from the coding sequence ATGAGCGAGAGTGTGTTTGCCGATCGCATCGTGCAGAACCTGCTCGACACCGACTTCTACAAACTGACGATGATGCAGGCGGTGCTGCACAACTACCCCAACGTCGAAGTCGAATGGGAGTTTCGTTGCCGTAACAGTGAGGATCTGCGGCCGTATCTGGCCGAGATTCGTTACCAGATCGAGCGTCTGGCCGAACTGAGCCTGAGCGCCGACCAGTTGAGTTTTCTCGAGCGCATCACCTTCCTCAAGCCGGATTTCCTGCGCTTTCTCGGCCTGTTCCGCTTCAACCTGCGCTACCTGCACACCGGAATCGAGAACGGCGAACTGTTCATCCGTCTGCGCGGTCCGTGGCTGCACGTGATTCTCTACGAAGTACCGCTGCTGGCGATCGTCAGCGAAGTGCGCAACCGCTATCGCTACCGGGAAATCGAACTGGTACAGGCGCGCGAACAGCTGTATCGCAAGTTCGACTGGCTCAGCGCCAACGCCTCGGCCGACGAACTGGCGCAATTGCAGGTCGCCGACTTCGGCACCCGCCGACGCTTTTCGTATCGCGTGCAGGAAGAAGTGGTCAACGTGCTCAAGCACGATTTCCCCGGGCGCTTTGTCGGCACCAGCAACGTTCACCTGTCTCGCGAGCTGGACATGAAACCGCTGGGCACCATGGCCCATGAATGGATCATGGCCCACCAACAACTCGGCCCACGCTTGATCGACAGCCAGATCGCCGCCCTCGACTGCTGGGTGCGCGAATACCGTGGCCTGCTGGGGATTGCTCTCACCGATTGCATCACCACCGACGCCTTCCTCGGCGATTTCGACCTGTTCTTCGCCAAGCTCTTCGACGGTCTGCGCCACGATTCCGGGGATCCGGTGCAGTGGGGTGAAAAGTGCATCGCCCACTACCACAAGCTCGGCATCGACCCGATGAGCAAGACCCTGGTGTTCTCCGACAGCCTGACCCTGCCCAAGTCGCTGGAGATCTTCCGCGCGCTGCACGGGCGGATCAACGTCAGCTTTGGCATCGGCACCAACCTGACCTGTGACATTCCGGGTGTCGAACCGATGAGCATCGTGCTTAAAATGACCGCCTGCAACGGCCAGCCGGTGGCGAAGATCTCCGACGAGCCCGGCAAGACCCACTGCAAAGACCCGAATTTCGTCGCCTATTTGCGACATGTGTTTCAGGTTCCTGCCGTTTCCAGTCTATCTAGCAAGGAGTGA
- a CDS encoding LysR family transcriptional regulator, with translation MLNKRHLPSITALQCFEAVTRHLSFTRAAEELNLTQSAVSKQVAQLEELLQHLLFRRVRRRLQMTPAGDLYLVEVRKILTQVEMSTHYLRSYGGETEVLRVSTPSTFGARWLVPRLKGWRLRHPSIHLDLCNEQEADDLLQGRSDLAFYFGQGSRPGTECLKLFGEELVPVCAPGSLPDQPFTDPTQLTDLVLLQNASRPQAWHDWFDSQGYHTEHSYHGPRFETFYMCIRAAQVGCGVALLPRFLVEEELADGKLVIPWQHAMPSSDAYYLAYPEHAAEVPKVRDFVKWMLEQIDSPDLTPI, from the coding sequence ATGCTGAACAAACGCCACTTGCCGTCGATCACCGCGTTGCAGTGCTTCGAAGCCGTGACCCGGCACCTGAGCTTCACCCGGGCCGCCGAAGAGCTGAACCTGACCCAGAGCGCTGTCAGCAAGCAAGTGGCGCAGCTTGAGGAATTGTTGCAGCACTTGTTGTTCCGTCGGGTGCGTCGTCGCTTGCAGATGACCCCGGCCGGGGATTTGTACCTGGTGGAAGTCCGAAAAATCCTCACCCAGGTGGAAATGTCCACGCATTACCTGCGCTCCTACGGCGGCGAGACCGAAGTCCTGCGCGTCTCTACACCCTCGACCTTCGGCGCGCGCTGGCTGGTACCGCGTCTGAAGGGCTGGCGTCTGCGCCATCCGTCGATCCATCTCGACTTGTGCAACGAACAGGAGGCCGACGATTTGCTGCAGGGGCGCAGCGATCTGGCGTTCTATTTCGGTCAGGGCTCACGCCCCGGCACCGAATGCCTGAAGCTGTTCGGCGAAGAGCTGGTGCCGGTCTGTGCGCCCGGCAGCCTGCCGGATCAGCCCTTCACCGACCCGACGCAACTGACCGATCTGGTGCTGCTGCAAAATGCCTCGCGCCCACAGGCCTGGCATGACTGGTTCGACAGTCAGGGTTACCACACCGAACACAGCTACCACGGCCCGCGTTTCGAAACCTTTTATATGTGCATCCGCGCCGCCCAGGTCGGCTGCGGTGTGGCGCTGCTGCCACGGTTTCTGGTGGAAGAGGAATTGGCCGACGGCAAACTGGTCATTCCATGGCAGCATGCAATGCCCAGTTCCGACGCCTATTACCTGGCCTACCCGGAGCATGCGGCGGAAGTGCCGAAGGTACGCGACTTTGTGAAGTGGATGCTGGAGCAGATTGATAGCCCGGACCTGACGCCGATATAG
- the amaB gene encoding L-piperidine-6-carboxylate dehydrogenase, with the protein MVAALLDRLGVSPALYQNGKVPVHSPIDGSRIAAVNWEGPAEVEQHISRADHAFELWRKVPAPRRGELVRQFGEVLREYKTDLGELVSWEAGKITQEGLGEVQEMIDICDFAVGLSRQLYGLTIASERPGHHMRETWHPLGVVGVISAFNFPVAVWAWNTTLALVCGNPVVWKPSEKTPLTALACQALFDRVVKNFSDAPAHLCQVIIGGRDAGEALVDDPRVALISATGSTRMGREVAPKVAARFARSILELGGNNAMILGPSADLDMAVRAILFSAVGTAGQRCTTLRRLIAHESVKEEIVTRLKAAYAKVRIGHPLEGNLVGPLIDKHSFENMQDALEQALSEGGRVFGGKRQLEDQFPNAYYVSPAIVEMPEQSDVVCSETFAPILYVVGYSDFQEALRLNNAVPQGLSSCIFTTDVREAEQFMSAVGSDCGIANVNIGPSGAEIGGAFGGEKETGGGRESGSDAWRAYMRRQTNTVNYSLELPLAQGITFD; encoded by the coding sequence ATGGTTGCCGCATTGCTTGATCGTCTTGGTGTGAGCCCGGCCCTGTATCAGAACGGCAAAGTGCCGGTGCATTCGCCCATCGACGGCAGCCGCATCGCCGCCGTGAACTGGGAAGGCCCGGCCGAAGTCGAGCAGCACATCAGTCGCGCAGATCATGCTTTCGAGCTGTGGCGCAAGGTGCCGGCCCCGCGTCGCGGCGAACTGGTGCGTCAGTTCGGCGAAGTGCTGCGCGAATACAAGACTGACCTCGGCGAACTGGTGTCGTGGGAAGCGGGCAAGATCACTCAGGAAGGCCTCGGTGAAGTGCAGGAGATGATCGACATCTGCGACTTCGCCGTCGGCCTGTCGCGTCAGTTGTACGGTTTGACCATCGCCTCCGAGCGCCCGGGCCACCACATGCGTGAAACCTGGCATCCGCTGGGCGTGGTCGGCGTGATCAGCGCGTTCAACTTCCCGGTCGCGGTGTGGGCGTGGAACACCACGCTGGCGTTGGTCTGCGGTAATCCGGTGGTGTGGAAACCGTCGGAGAAAACCCCGCTGACCGCACTGGCCTGCCAGGCACTGTTCGACCGTGTGGTGAAGAATTTCAGCGATGCGCCGGCGCACCTGTGCCAGGTGATCATCGGTGGCCGTGATGCCGGCGAAGCGCTGGTGGATGACCCGCGTGTCGCGCTGATCAGCGCCACCGGCAGCACCCGCATGGGCCGCGAAGTGGCACCGAAAGTCGCCGCACGTTTTGCTCGCAGCATTCTCGAACTGGGCGGCAACAACGCGATGATCCTCGGCCCGAGCGCCGATCTGGACATGGCCGTGCGCGCCATCCTGTTCAGTGCGGTCGGTACTGCCGGGCAGCGTTGCACCACCCTGCGTCGGCTGATTGCCCATGAATCGGTGAAGGAAGAAATCGTCACTCGCCTCAAAGCCGCGTACGCCAAAGTGCGCATCGGTCATCCGCTGGAAGGCAATCTGGTCGGCCCGCTGATCGACAAACACAGCTTCGAAAACATGCAGGACGCGCTGGAGCAGGCACTGAGCGAGGGCGGCCGGGTGTTCGGCGGCAAGCGTCAGCTCGAAGATCAGTTCCCCAACGCCTACTACGTGTCGCCGGCCATTGTCGAAATGCCAGAGCAGAGCGACGTGGTCTGCAGCGAAACCTTTGCCCCGATCCTCTACGTGGTCGGCTACAGCGACTTCCAGGAAGCACTGCGCTTGAACAATGCGGTGCCGCAGGGCCTGTCGTCGTGCATCTTCACTACCGACGTGCGCGAGGCCGAGCAGTTCATGTCGGCGGTCGGCAGCGACTGTGGCATCGCCAACGTCAACATCGGCCCGAGCGGCGCGGAAATCGGCGGCGCGTTTGGTGGCGAGAAGGAGACCGGTGGCGGTCGTGAGTCGGGCTCCGACGCCTGGCGCGCGTACATGCGCCGCCAGACCAACACCGTGAACTACTCGCTGGAGTTGCCGCTGGCGCAGGGCATTACCTTCGACTGA
- the amaA gene encoding L-pipecolate oxidase — MPLREECLWEKLTPQRPDNSALRGEVKVDVCVIGAGFTGLSAALHLLEKGKSVCVLEAHRAGHGGSGRNVGLVNAGMWIPPDEIEAGFGEAVGSQLNRMLGAAPALVFSLVDKYNIDCQLRREGTLHMAHNAKGEADLRSREQQWKRRGAPVELLTGKACEQATGTQKIAAALLDRRAGTLNPMAYVTGLANAVKGLGGQMFDHSPVTRLERVGQLWSVQTELGSVLAEQVVIASNAYTEGDWTELKRNFFPGYYYQVASVPLTEDAAHDILPGGQGSWDTRQVLSSIRRDKDGRLLLGSLGNGNQKPTWFLKAWADRVQQHYFPNLKPVEWECTWTGRIAFTPDHLMRLFEPAPGLVAVTGYNGRGVTTGTVVGKAFADYLCDGNPQALPIPFAPMQPLAGVGLRSCLYEAGFSLYHAGQCLRIVI; from the coding sequence ATGCCGTTACGCGAAGAATGTCTGTGGGAAAAACTCACGCCGCAGCGCCCGGATAACTCCGCCCTGCGCGGCGAGGTCAAAGTCGATGTCTGCGTGATCGGCGCCGGGTTTACCGGGTTGTCGGCGGCGCTGCATCTGTTGGAAAAAGGCAAAAGCGTCTGCGTGCTCGAAGCGCATCGTGCCGGGCATGGCGGCTCCGGACGTAATGTCGGGCTGGTCAACGCCGGCATGTGGATCCCGCCGGATGAGATCGAGGCCGGATTCGGCGAAGCGGTCGGCAGTCAGCTCAACCGCATGCTCGGGGCGGCGCCGGCGCTGGTGTTCAGCCTTGTGGATAAATACAACATCGATTGCCAGTTGCGCCGCGAAGGCACCCTGCACATGGCGCACAACGCCAAGGGCGAGGCGGATCTGCGCAGTCGCGAGCAACAATGGAAGCGTCGCGGGGCGCCGGTCGAGTTGCTCACCGGAAAGGCCTGCGAGCAAGCCACCGGTACGCAGAAGATCGCCGCCGCACTGCTCGACCGCCGCGCCGGTACGCTCAACCCGATGGCCTATGTCACCGGCCTGGCCAACGCGGTGAAGGGCCTGGGCGGGCAGATGTTCGATCACTCGCCAGTGACCCGTCTCGAACGCGTGGGCCAGCTATGGTCGGTGCAGACCGAGCTAGGTTCGGTACTCGCCGAGCAAGTGGTGATCGCCTCCAACGCCTATACCGAGGGCGACTGGACCGAACTCAAGCGCAACTTCTTCCCCGGTTACTACTATCAGGTCGCTTCGGTGCCGCTGACCGAAGACGCCGCCCATGACATCCTCCCCGGCGGGCAGGGCTCGTGGGACACGCGCCAAGTGCTGAGCAGCATCCGTCGTGACAAGGACGGCCGGTTGTTGCTCGGAAGTCTGGGCAACGGCAATCAGAAGCCGACGTGGTTCCTCAAGGCCTGGGCCGACCGGGTGCAGCAACACTACTTCCCCAACCTGAAACCGGTGGAATGGGAATGCACCTGGACCGGTCGCATCGCCTTCACCCCCGATCACCTGATGCGCCTGTTCGAACCGGCGCCGGGACTGGTGGCCGTCACCGGTTACAACGGTCGTGGCGTGACCACCGGCACTGTGGTCGGCAAAGCCTTCGCCGACTACCTGTGTGACGGAAATCCTCAAGCCCTGCCGATCCCCTTCGCACCGATGCAGCCCCTGGCCGGCGTCGGCCTGCGCAGTTGCCTGTACGAGGCCGGCTTCTCGCTGTATCACGCGGGCCAGTGCCTGCGCATCGTCATTTGA
- a CDS encoding ABC transporter substrate-binding protein: MSQTFYKKGFLALAVATALGVSAFAQADVKIGVAGPMTGANAAFGEQYMKGAQAAADAVNAAGGVNGEKIVLVKGDDACEPKQAVTVAKDLVNQKVAGVVGHFCSSSTIPASEIYDEAGVIAITPGSTNPQVTERGLSAMFRMCGRDDQQGIVAGDYIVDVLKGKKVAVLHDKDTYGQGLADATKAQLEKRGVKPVLYEGLTRGEKDFSAVVTKIRAAGADVVYFGGLHPEAGPLVKQLRTEGLKDVKFMSDDGIVTDELVTTAGGPQYVDGVLMTFGADPRLLPDSKTVVDAFRKAGTEPEGYTLYAYASVQTLAAAFNGAKSNSGEKAAEWLKANPVKTVMGEKAWDKKGDLKVSDYVVYQWDKDGKYHQLEKQK; the protein is encoded by the coding sequence ATGTCCCAGACGTTTTACAAGAAAGGCTTTCTGGCCCTCGCAGTAGCTACTGCGTTGGGTGTTTCTGCGTTTGCTCAAGCTGATGTGAAAATCGGTGTAGCGGGTCCGATGACTGGCGCCAACGCGGCATTTGGCGAGCAGTACATGAAGGGTGCACAGGCAGCGGCGGACGCAGTCAACGCGGCAGGCGGCGTCAACGGCGAGAAAATCGTACTGGTCAAGGGCGATGACGCCTGCGAACCGAAACAGGCAGTGACAGTCGCCAAGGATCTGGTCAACCAGAAGGTAGCCGGCGTGGTCGGTCACTTCTGCTCCTCTTCCACCATCCCCGCCTCGGAAATCTACGACGAAGCCGGCGTTATCGCGATCACCCCGGGTTCCACCAACCCGCAAGTGACCGAGCGCGGCCTGAGCGCCATGTTCCGTATGTGCGGGCGTGACGACCAGCAAGGCATCGTCGCGGGCGACTACATCGTCGACGTGCTCAAGGGCAAGAAGGTCGCCGTGCTGCACGACAAGGACACCTACGGTCAGGGCCTGGCCGATGCGACCAAGGCTCAACTGGAAAAACGTGGCGTGAAGCCGGTGCTGTATGAAGGCCTGACCCGCGGCGAGAAAGACTTCAGCGCTGTGGTCACCAAGATTCGTGCAGCCGGTGCCGACGTGGTCTACTTCGGCGGCCTGCACCCGGAAGCCGGCCCGCTGGTCAAGCAACTGCGTACCGAAGGCCTGAAAGACGTCAAGTTCATGTCTGATGACGGCATCGTCACCGACGAACTGGTGACCACCGCCGGTGGCCCGCAATACGTTGACGGCGTGCTGATGACCTTCGGCGCCGACCCTCGCCTGCTGCCAGACAGCAAGACGGTAGTGGACGCGTTCCGCAAGGCCGGCACCGAGCCTGAAGGCTACACCCTGTACGCGTACGCGTCGGTTCAGACCCTGGCGGCCGCCTTCAACGGCGCCAAGTCCAACAGTGGCGAAAAAGCCGCCGAGTGGCTCAAGGCCAACCCGGTGAAAACCGTCATGGGCGAGAAAGCCTGGGACAAGAAGGGCGACCTGAAAGTCTCTGACTACGTGGTTTACCAGTGGGACAAGGACGGCAAATACCATCAGCTGGAAAAACAGAAGTAA
- a CDS encoding ABC transporter permease subunit, translated as MDGIFLQQLVNGLTLGSVYGLIAIGYTMVYGIIGMINFAHGEVYMISAYLAAISLALLAYFGIESFPLLMLGTLVFTIVVTGVYGWVIERVAYKPLRNSTRLAPLISAIGISLILQNYAQISQGARQQGVPTLLTGAWRIDVGSGFVQLTYTKIFILVAAFVGMGLLTYVIKYTKLGRMCRATQQDRKMASILGINTDRVISYVFIIGAAMAALAGVLITMNYGTFDFYAGFVIGIKAFTAAVLGGIGSLPGAMLGGIILGISESLFSGLVNSDYKDVFSFSLLVLVLVFRPQGLLGRPLVSKV; from the coding sequence ATGGATGGTATTTTCCTGCAGCAACTGGTCAATGGCCTGACCCTCGGGTCGGTCTATGGCCTGATCGCCATCGGCTACACAATGGTCTACGGCATCATCGGCATGATCAACTTCGCCCACGGCGAGGTTTACATGATTTCCGCGTACCTCGCGGCAATCAGTCTGGCTCTGCTGGCTTACTTCGGTATCGAATCCTTCCCGCTGTTGATGCTCGGCACGCTGGTTTTCACCATCGTCGTCACCGGCGTCTATGGCTGGGTAATCGAACGCGTCGCCTACAAACCTCTGCGCAACTCCACCCGACTGGCACCGTTGATCAGTGCCATCGGTATCTCGCTGATCCTGCAGAACTACGCCCAGATCAGCCAGGGCGCCCGTCAACAGGGTGTTCCGACGCTGCTCACCGGTGCCTGGCGCATCGACGTCGGCAGCGGTTTCGTCCAACTGACCTACACCAAGATCTTCATTCTGGTCGCCGCATTTGTCGGCATGGGCCTGCTGACCTACGTGATCAAGTACACCAAGCTCGGCCGCATGTGCCGCGCCACCCAGCAAGACCGCAAGATGGCCTCGATCCTCGGGATCAACACCGACCGGGTGATTTCCTACGTGTTCATCATCGGTGCAGCGATGGCGGCGCTGGCCGGCGTGCTGATCACCATGAACTACGGCACGTTCGACTTCTACGCAGGCTTCGTCATCGGCATCAAGGCGTTCACCGCCGCCGTGCTTGGCGGGATCGGCTCACTGCCCGGCGCGATGCTCGGCGGGATCATTCTCGGCATCTCCGAGTCGCTGTTCTCGGGCCTGGTCAACTCCGACTACAAAGACGTGTTCAGCTTCTCGCTGCTCGTACTTGTTCTGGTCTTCCGGCCTCAGGGCCTGTTGGGCCGTCCTCTTGTGTCGAAGGTGTAA